GAAGTAAGAGCCAAGAATAGACATGATGTGAACGTGGATGGTGAATCAAGCATAAGGAGTATGAATGATGTTAACGTGGTTGAAAAAATTGATGAAAAAAGTTGGAGAAAAAAGAAACTAAATGAAGTTTATAACATATGCAGTTGCTTGAAGTTGAACGATAACTAAAACCGTTGACATCATTAGGTTGTTTCGCAAATAGGTTACTACAAATCCTATTGATGTAATTTAAACTTAAGTTTTTTGCTTGTAAAACTTTCTTTGAATTTAATAATGAACGCATTTATTATAATTGCAAATCAATTAAATATGCAATGTTTTTACTTAAACTAGCCTATACTTCGAGTTTTCAGTAATTTCACATAATCTTGTCtcagaatatgcaggatgaaaccagGTACATTTGCAGAATATACATGATGATACTGGTTTCATGCTGACAAAAATGTTTTTGCCACTTTGTGCAGGATGGATATGTCCGTTTTTTCTTCAGAATatgaaggatgaaaccagtttcaccctggccaaaatttttattttccagaatatgcaggatgaaaataGTTTCATCCAAGTCTAATCTTTGTTATACTCTGAACTTATTCAAGTTTTTACCATAAAAATTGGAAAGAATCTACTTACAATTAAACAACCAACAAAAGTCACTGATATACACCTTTTTTGAAttatcaaaacaaaaaacaaatactAGTTGCAACACACATTCAGCTTGCAGACCTTCATGTACTTGCCAGAACTCAACCACACTTCCCTGAAATCATATATACAACCCTTGCTTTGAGTCTCTAGCTGCAATTCCACCATAACACACACTTACACCCTCCATTTCCTTCTAAATTTCAGATCAAACCAACTCTatgcttttctttcttttctcttcagCAACAACCACACAATCACCAGACTACAGTTCATACAGTCCTTCCCTGAACTCAATTACTCATGATACAAATCATGTCTTCACTGCACTTGTAGTCCATCCCAACTGCAGCTCATTCCCAACAACATCCAAACCAACTCCAACATGTCCATTCATTCAGTATCACTGCCACTTTATGCAATCATTTCTAGTTTTTTCAGTCCTTACCAGCACATTCTCTTCTTGTctcagctgcagcaacaacaaaaccaaCTTAACTCCCCTAACATTGCACCTGCAACAAATTTCTCAGCTCAAGAATGAGctttaaccattgttgtttaTCTGCGTCAACTCTTATTCCTCAGCTTCACACTTAATTGCAGTTGCAATACCGCACACAACACCAATATCCAGTCGCCAAATTCAGCACACCCACTTCTTGGTTTCATCAGCGGCATAATCTCAAACCAACACAATACATCCAACCAAAACCAGTTGCACACTACATTCACTTCAGTCAACACCACCAATCttctttcaattcacaaactcatcAAAATCACCAACAACAGCTGCAATCAACACCACCATTTCCCTATAACTATTCTCTCAGTTTTTATCTTCTCATCACAAGTCAACAGCTGCACCTCCTCAAAATATCAGAACCCAGTAATTCAATAATTCCAAATTCTCTATCTCTTGTTCACCATAAACCCATCTTAGGCAGTCTCCCTAAGCATATATCTAAACCATACCATTGTAGTTTACCATTCATTCGCCATCTTTGATTCCAACAGTTGCAACTTCAATTTCGAGTCATCTCTCTGCCAAACTCAAGCCACTGAAACCCATGAACATCAACATCAGTACCAGCACATTCGAATCCCTATAATTCCTAACACGCATCTATCAACTGAACTTCACCATCAGAAGAACTTCATCTGAATCGCCACCGTAACAACAGATTAATCTCCAATTCATCGTTTACTCGAATCCATCTTCTCATCCCATCTCAGCACTGAACTTCAAATTCATCGTTTTCTCTCAAATCGACAGCCATCActtcttcttctaattctctTATCACCGGCACAATGATGTCAATACTTCTCAAACCCTGTATTCTTATTGATTCTTTTTCAACCCCTCTCTATCGATTTCACCATCAACATATTCTTCTTCGATTTAAACACCAACTGGAGCAACTCCTACTTTGCCTGAATCATTTACAGAGAATCCTAATTCAATTTGGGGACAAAAAACCCTAACTCCCATCACAAAATCAAACCAATACTTACGTCTCCTTCCATTTCTCGTAAATTTCAGAAACCCATCGAACTCACCCATGAAAATTAGCAGCAGCTCTATTTCCTCTCCAACTTCTACTGATTCATCAAATTCATACCCTTCTCAGTCATATCCACAGTTCGAACCACCATCATCAGATTATTCAAAggttaagggttattttaggtaagacacacttttttattttaatttttctgGGCCAAATATCCAAATTGTCTATATGAacagaatttttctgatttttggctatataaacaatATCAAAAACTAAGAATATAATTCACCCAGGAATCTTCTGTTTTGGTCTTTTCGACCAATTTTGTGTATGATCTTTGGGTATGTATGAACACTGATAGATGTTGCATGTACTACTACTGTATAAGGTCACTAGCAAACTTATAATTCATCAGCTAGATTATACAGTATAATATCTCTAGGATCAATTGCGTCAGTTTTCTTCCTAGTAATCCTAATTCACTCTTCTGAAATGGGCTGGGCCTTTCCTTTGCAAGCGTAGCCCATTGGCTGTGTGCGTTTATTTCACACGAGTTTGGCAAGGTTGTGTCTAATATCTGGTCCGCCCCTGAGCACCGGCATAAATTCAGTGGGTAGGCGGGTGCAATTGTGAGCTAGCGCAGTTGGATAAAccatgtttcttggttctctagTCAGCACTGATATAGCGTCGTCCTCAGACGTGACCAAGAAACTCTTAATTTCTGTATACCCTAAAAATTTCTTCTTGTTCAAGTCGCGAGCTACCAaaactttttcttcttatttagATTGAACCGGTGTTGATTCACTAGTCCTTTGTGATTGCAGCGAATGATGGATCACTACGAAGTTCTAGGGTTAAACAGAACCGCAAGTAAGATTGAAATCAGAGAAGCTTTTAAGAAACTAGCATTAAGATATCATCCAGATAAACATTTTAATTCTTCTCAGGAAGTTAGGGATGATGCTACACGCAATTTCAAACAACTTTCTGAAGCGTATACTGCTCTTATGGATGATCGGAAACGAGAGAATCATCGTCATAGAGTGCCTTGTGCCGGTGAACGTGTAAGTCTTGCTACAAATGACTGTGCAAATGGCTATGCCAGTGGGAGGTACGCTTTCAATGTCAACCCACCAAAATACACCAAGAATACTAATAGCGAACCACGAAAAACTTCAGAGAATACTGATCAGAAAACACCCAATTGCAAAGCTTTTGGTACCTTTAAAGGTGTGGAAGTGACTAGCCGTGATGTTATCTATTTTGGTGGCTTTGTCTTTGCTGGGTAAGTTGTTGTTCTCTCTAATTTTACATACAATAAtttggaagatttttttttctttttttttttcctccttcAATTAAGATTTGATTATTGTTGTATTTGTGTAGGGCGTTTGCAGTTGGATCAGCAATTTACGAATTAGCTAATAAGTTAGCAAGCTAGGAGTGTAACGGGATTCAGGGTATGCCATGAAAAGTGCTCCATTTTGTTTCATTATATATATGTAAGCCTCTATTATCATGTTTTGTGTTTGGTAAGTGTAATTGAGCGTTATTTACTAAGAAATCATTTTGGATCCAGCATTGCTTATTCCTTAGGAATCTAGGATTCATAGTTTCCAAATACATATAGTAATTGACTTTAGGTGGAATAATAGGTCTCtttaaatctcttattcttgagGTAGTTATGATGTTGCCTTTGTTTGTCATTTTACTTCACTCATAGAACTCCGTATTTTAAAGAAAATCATTTAATTTGTAGTTTAGGATGAGCAGTACTATATGATATGGAGTATTAACTCAAATTCTGGCATGGGGTTTATTAACAGCTAAAGTTAAAATTAGGTTGATGCAATTACTGTTTGGTCGGGTAGAAAGATCTTGGTTTATACTTGAGATGCAATAAGATTCGAGTCTTATCAATCACTTAAAATCAGGCTCCTTGAGCATGTAGCTGCTTAATATAGGGGACTTCTAACAAAACCTTCTGTGTTTAGTTGTTGAGTTAACCCtttgttcatttgttctttgaAATCCAGTAGTTGCTGTCAAAAGTCCAAAATGCTTTATATTGGGATAAATAACGTGTCCTTAGTGGTTCCGTAAGTTCTTCTTCAAAGAAGAGGATATAATTTGATGATCGCTTATGCAATTATCTTTTATCACTTTGTTTGTGACCAAATCTTCAAGCCCGACATCACTACGTACTTGATATGTACTAAACATCTAACCTGAAGGAAAGTTCGACTAGACAACAGCAAGAACATATAGCTTTAATTATGTGTTGAGTCGTAAAATAGCTACCTGTTTCTTAGATTTTTGGATGTTGATATTAGAGAGATGCAGGTAGCTTATGACCATTAATGGTGGGGGCTAGATTTCAGGCTCCTTAGCTCCTTATGCGTGGAACTTGGACTAACCAGCAAGCACAATCATGTAGAAAATGTAGCTGCTTAACATAGGGACTTCTAGCAAAACCTTTTGGGTTCAGTGTTGATGAGTTTAGCCTTTGTTTATTTGTTCTTGAAATCCACTAGGTGCTGTCTAAAGTCCAAAATGCTCTGCTTTGGCATAAATTGCATTTCCTTGGTGATTCCATAAGTACTAATccaagaagaggatataactacGCTTATGAAATTATGTTTTTATCACTTTGTTTGTGTCCAAATTTTCATGCTTAACATCAGTATGTACTTGGATGTGTATGAAACATCTAACTTAAAGGGAAGTTGGACTGGACAACAGCTAGCAAGAACagatatgctttagttatggtgcTGAGTCGTAAAATAGCTACCATGTTTCTTAGATTTTAGGATGTTTGATATTAGAGAGATGTGCGTAGCTTATGACCGTTAATGGTGGGAAATTTTTGCCAGA
This genomic stretch from Papaver somniferum cultivar HN1 chromosome 5, ASM357369v1, whole genome shotgun sequence harbors:
- the LOC113277309 gene encoding uncharacterized protein LOC113277309; translation: MMDHYEVLGLNRTASKIEIREAFKKLALRYHPDKHFNSSQEVRDDATRNFKQLSEAYTALMDDRKRENHRHRVPCAGERVSLATNDCANGYASGRYAFNVNPPKYTKNTNSEPRKTSENTDQKTPNCKAFGTFKGVEVTSRDVIYFGGFVFAGAFAVGSAIYELANKLAS